One window of Paralichthys olivaceus isolate ysfri-2021 chromosome 20, ASM2471397v2, whole genome shotgun sequence genomic DNA carries:
- the LOC109631642 gene encoding SOSS complex subunit C-like — protein sequence MAANPPGPGFPNKTRVAILAELDKEKKRLLQSGSMNSPGANIPLSSRPSLKDARDSAEQQHIAAQQKAALQHAHGHSSGFFITQDSSFGNLILPVLPRLDPDS from the coding sequence ATGGCGGCCAATCCTCCGGGACCAGGCTTTCCGAACAAGACCCGTGTGGCCATCCTGGCGGAGCTGGACAAGGAGAAGAAGCGCCTGCTGCAGAGCGGGTCCATGAACAGCCCCGGAGCCAACATCCCGCTGTCGTCCAGACCGAGCCTGAAGGACGCGAGGGACAGCGCCGAGCAGCAGCACATCGCCGCCCAGCAGAAGGCGGCCCTGCAGCACGCTCACGGACACTCGTCCGGCTTCTTCATCACTCAGGACTCCTCGTTCGGGAACCTCATCCTCCCGGTGCTCCCCCGCCTGGATCCCGACTCCTGA